One segment of Burkholderia multivorans ATCC BAA-247 DNA contains the following:
- a CDS encoding DUF3331 domain-containing protein, whose translation MLSAASCRVAPRAIASPSRSEVHVTILEYSTESLLVRWVESGRRHYGEQKWRRAVAKRAGRCAYSGRAIDEGDAVYRPTGRPRPGNHLAMIAADVLDAAFG comes from the coding sequence ATGCTGAGCGCAGCGTCCTGCAGGGTCGCGCCGCGCGCGATCGCATCGCCGTCGCGCAGCGAAGTCCACGTGACGATTCTCGAATATTCGACGGAAAGCCTGCTCGTGCGCTGGGTCGAAAGCGGCCGTCGTCATTACGGCGAGCAGAAATGGCGGCGCGCGGTCGCGAAGCGCGCGGGCCGCTGCGCGTATTCGGGCCGCGCGATCGACGAAGGCGATGCGGTGTACCGCCCGACCGGCCGTCCTCGACCGGGCAATCATCTTGCGATGATCGCAGCGGACGTGCTCGACGCGGCGTTCGGCTGA
- a CDS encoding HlyD family secretion protein, with protein MRSQTCFRVAATLLLFVAAILLAHALWNRYMYAPWTRDGRVRAKVVNIAPDVSGIVTDVLVADNQAVRRGDVLFRIDSERFRYALAQADAQVELRKAELDMRRQQASRRALLDSAVVSAEVREDAGSAAKQALANYQAARAARDVARLNLARSEVRAPVDGYITNLNLYAGDYASAGVARLALIDAHSYWVYGYFEETKLPQVRVGDPAEIRLLGDGPPLTGHVESIARGISDRDNPAGATLLADVNPVFTWVRLAQRVPVRIRLDDVPAAQFLAAGTTCTVTLRPAPPERGPGRRIDAR; from the coding sequence ATGCGTTCCCAAACCTGCTTTCGCGTCGCGGCGACCCTGCTGCTGTTCGTCGCCGCCATCCTGCTCGCCCACGCGCTGTGGAACCGCTACATGTATGCACCGTGGACCCGCGACGGCCGCGTGCGCGCCAAGGTCGTCAATATCGCGCCGGACGTATCGGGCATCGTGACCGACGTGCTGGTCGCGGACAATCAGGCGGTCCGCCGCGGCGACGTGCTGTTTCGCATCGATTCCGAACGCTTTCGCTATGCGCTCGCGCAAGCGGACGCGCAGGTCGAGCTGCGCAAGGCCGAACTCGACATGCGCAGGCAACAGGCGTCGCGCCGCGCGCTGCTCGACAGCGCGGTCGTGTCCGCCGAAGTGCGCGAGGACGCAGGTTCGGCGGCGAAGCAGGCGCTCGCGAACTATCAGGCGGCACGGGCCGCGCGCGACGTCGCGCGGCTCAATCTCGCACGCAGCGAAGTGCGCGCGCCGGTCGACGGCTATATCACGAACCTGAACCTGTATGCAGGCGACTATGCGAGCGCGGGCGTCGCGCGGCTCGCGCTGATCGACGCGCATTCGTACTGGGTCTACGGCTATTTCGAGGAAACCAAGCTGCCGCAGGTGCGCGTGGGCGATCCGGCCGAGATCCGGCTGCTGGGGGATGGCCCACCGCTGACCGGCCACGTCGAAAGCATCGCGCGCGGCATCAGCGATCGCGACAACCCGGCCGGCGCGACGCTGCTCGCCGATGTCAATCCGGTCTTCACGTGGGTGCGTCTCGCGCAGCGCGTGCCGGTGCGCATTCGTCTCGACGACGTTCCGGCCGCGCAGTTTCTCGCGGCGGGGACGACCTGCACGGTCACGCTGCGCCCGGCGCCGCCCGAGCGCGGACCGGGCCGCCGCATCGACGCGCGCTGA
- a CDS encoding DUF1656 domain-containing protein: protein MFAEIPFVSLLVPGLLPAFVSCAIAFRIVDRLLARAGLYRRVWHPALFRVSAFVCLFCGVALLFAR from the coding sequence ATGTTCGCTGAAATTCCGTTCGTGTCGCTGCTCGTTCCCGGCCTGCTGCCGGCCTTTGTGTCGTGCGCGATCGCGTTCCGGATCGTCGATCGCCTGCTCGCGCGCGCGGGCCTGTACCGGCGCGTGTGGCATCCGGCGCTGTTTCGTGTATCCGCGTTCGTGTGCCTGTTCTGCGGCGTCGCGCTGCTGTTCGCGCGCTGA
- a CDS encoding efflux transporter outer membrane subunit: MTRAVRALRAAASLGALVLAACATPGDRAPRATRVDPATVASGLATSASGTAWPRDGWWRAWRDPQLDTLVADAIAGNPAIRVAQARADRFVELARIAGATRYPSAAVDADFSRARFARYASPSPPGGNTVWNNSVGADLRYALDLWGKHRSEHEGALADVQAAAADARAARLMLETAVVRTYIVFAKTFDHRDVALATLKRQQDIVGIVERRARAGLASRFELTQASTPIAATRAQIEALDRQIAVLRNELAVLAGRGPGAGAPLARPALRLDVPVALPANLPAELVGHRPDVVAARWRIESMSSAMRAAKADFYPNIDLIASAGLASAAFGGFFTLVNNDAMTHRFGAAISLPIFDGGRRQGRYGAAVADYDVAVETYNQAVLGAFRDVANHIESLQSLARQQADVQASADTARRAVDYAMQGYRAGLTDYLTVLSTETERLQAQQSLADVRAARLDAWAQLMAALGGGVEPPTAPAATAPEGASDVR; the protein is encoded by the coding sequence ATGACGCGCGCCGTACGCGCCTTACGCGCCGCCGCCTCGCTCGGGGCGCTGGTGCTCGCGGCGTGCGCGACGCCGGGCGATCGCGCACCGCGCGCGACGCGCGTCGATCCCGCAACGGTCGCGAGCGGCCTTGCGACGTCGGCGTCGGGCACCGCGTGGCCGCGCGACGGCTGGTGGCGCGCGTGGCGCGACCCGCAGCTCGACACGCTCGTCGCGGACGCGATCGCCGGCAACCCCGCGATTCGCGTCGCGCAAGCGCGTGCGGACCGCTTCGTCGAACTCGCGCGAATCGCCGGTGCGACGCGCTACCCGTCCGCGGCGGTCGACGCGGACTTCTCTCGCGCGCGCTTCGCGCGCTATGCGAGCCCGAGCCCGCCGGGCGGCAACACGGTCTGGAACAATTCGGTCGGCGCCGATCTGCGCTATGCGCTCGATCTGTGGGGCAAGCATCGCTCAGAACACGAAGGCGCGCTCGCCGACGTGCAAGCGGCCGCCGCGGACGCGCGCGCGGCGCGCCTGATGCTCGAGACCGCGGTCGTGCGCACGTACATCGTATTCGCGAAGACGTTCGATCACCGCGACGTCGCGCTCGCGACGCTGAAGCGCCAGCAGGACATCGTCGGCATCGTCGAGCGACGCGCGCGGGCGGGGCTCGCGAGCCGTTTCGAGCTGACGCAGGCGAGCACGCCGATCGCCGCGACGCGCGCGCAGATCGAGGCGCTCGATCGGCAGATCGCCGTGCTGCGCAACGAGCTTGCCGTGCTCGCCGGCCGCGGGCCGGGCGCCGGCGCGCCGCTCGCGCGGCCGGCGCTGCGGCTCGACGTACCGGTCGCGCTGCCGGCGAACCTGCCGGCCGAGCTCGTGGGCCATCGGCCGGACGTCGTCGCCGCACGCTGGCGCATCGAATCGATGTCGAGCGCGATGCGCGCAGCGAAAGCCGACTTCTATCCGAACATCGACCTGATCGCGAGTGCGGGTCTCGCCTCCGCCGCGTTCGGCGGCTTCTTCACGCTCGTGAACAACGACGCGATGACGCACCGCTTCGGCGCGGCCATTTCGCTGCCGATCTTCGACGGCGGGCGCCGGCAGGGCCGCTATGGCGCCGCCGTCGCCGATTACGACGTGGCGGTCGAAACCTACAACCAGGCGGTGCTCGGCGCGTTTCGCGACGTCGCTAACCACATCGAGTCGCTGCAGTCGCTCGCGCGACAGCAGGCCGACGTCCAAGCGTCGGCCGACACCGCGCGACGCGCGGTCGACTATGCGATGCAAGGCTATCGCGCGGGTCTGACCGATTACCTGACCGTGCTATCGACGGAAACCGAACGGTTGCAGGCGCAACAAAGCCTGGCGGACGTGCGCGCCGCACGGCTCGATGCATGGGCGCAGCTGATGGCGGCACTCGGCGGCGGCGTCGAGCCACCTACCGCACCGGCCGCCACCGCACCAGAAGGAGCTTCCGATGTTCGCTGA